One window from the genome of Pseudomonas sp. L5B5 encodes:
- a CDS encoding lipoprotein-releasing ABC transporter permease subunit, with protein MFRPLFAFIGTRYTRAKRRNHFVSFISLTSMIGLALGVIVMIVVLSVMNGFDHEMRTRVLGMVPHATIESGEPISDWQALAAKVKGNPQVLAVAPFTQMQGLLTNSGQVQKVLLNAIDPAQERQVSIIDQFMQQGQLDALAPGSFGIVIGDKAANKLGVGLGDKLTFVAPEVSVTPAGMFPRMKRFTVVGIFHVGAGEIDGYLGLTNLQDLGRLHRWKPDQVQGLRLKFDDLFQAPRTAWQIAQQLGENHFYARDWTRTHGNLYQAIRMEKAMIGLLLLLIVAVAAFNIISTLVMVVNDKKGDIAILRTLGATPATIMAVFMVQGTVIGVVGTLIGAVLGMLAALNVSAAIAGLEKLIGHKFLNADVYFIDYLPSQLMAEDVLMVCGAALVLSFLATLYPAWRAARTQPAEALRYE; from the coding sequence ATGTTCAGACCTCTGTTTGCTTTTATCGGCACGCGTTACACCCGTGCAAAGCGTCGCAACCATTTCGTGTCATTCATTTCCCTGACTTCGATGATCGGTCTTGCCCTTGGCGTGATCGTGATGATCGTGGTGCTGTCGGTGATGAACGGGTTCGATCATGAGATGCGCACCCGTGTGCTGGGCATGGTGCCCCACGCTACCATCGAGTCCGGCGAGCCCATCAGTGACTGGCAGGCCCTGGCCGCCAAGGTCAAGGGCAATCCCCAGGTGCTGGCGGTGGCCCCCTTCACCCAGATGCAGGGCCTGCTGACCAACAGCGGCCAGGTGCAGAAGGTGTTGCTCAACGCCATTGATCCGGCCCAGGAGCGCCAGGTTTCGATCATCGACCAATTCATGCAGCAGGGGCAGTTGGATGCCTTGGCGCCTGGCAGCTTCGGCATCGTCATCGGTGACAAGGCCGCCAACAAGCTTGGTGTCGGCCTGGGCGACAAGCTCACCTTCGTCGCCCCGGAGGTCTCGGTGACCCCGGCAGGCATGTTCCCGCGCATGAAACGCTTCACCGTGGTAGGGATCTTCCACGTCGGTGCGGGTGAGATCGATGGTTACCTGGGCCTGACCAACCTCCAGGACCTGGGGCGCCTGCACCGCTGGAAGCCGGATCAGGTCCAGGGCCTGCGGCTGAAGTTCGACGACCTGTTCCAGGCGCCGCGCACGGCCTGGCAAATCGCCCAGCAGCTGGGCGAGAACCACTTCTATGCCCGTGACTGGACTCGTACCCACGGCAACCTGTACCAGGCCATCCGCATGGAAAAAGCCATGATCGGCCTGCTGCTGTTGCTGATCGTCGCGGTCGCCGCCTTCAATATCATCTCCACCCTGGTAATGGTGGTGAACGACAAGAAGGGCGACATCGCCATCCTGCGTACCCTGGGCGCCACCCCTGCGACCATCATGGCGGTCTTCATGGTCCAGGGCACGGTGATCGGCGTGGTCGGCACCTTGATCGGCGCCGTGCTGGGCATGCTCGCGGCACTCAACGTGAGCGCTGCGATCGCCGGCCTCGAAAAGCTGATCGGGCACAAGTTCCTCAATGCCGACGTGTACTTCATCGACTACCTGCCGTCCCAGCTGATGGCCGAGGACGTGTTGATGGTCTGCGGCGCGGCGTTGGTTCTGAGTTTCCTCGCCACCCTGTATCCTGCCTGGCGTGCGGCGCGCACCCAGCCAGCGGAGGCGCTACGTTATGAGTGA
- the lolD gene encoding lipoprotein-releasing ABC transporter ATP-binding protein LolD gives MSEKAILSCRDLGKSYEEGPESVVVLSGLQLELHPGERVAIVGTSGSGKSTLLNLLGGLDTPSRGSVWLAGEELSALGEKARGQLRNRALGFVYQFHHLLAEFTALENVCMPLLIGRTPIPEARQRATALLERVGLGHRLEHKPAELSGGERQRVAIARALVNKPGLVMLDEPTGNLDSHTAQGIQDLMLELSTSMRTAFLVVTHDMNLARQMDRVLHLQEGHLVAI, from the coding sequence ATGAGTGAAAAAGCAATCCTGAGCTGCCGTGACCTGGGCAAGTCCTACGAGGAAGGCCCGGAGTCGGTGGTGGTCCTGTCCGGCCTGCAACTGGAACTGCACCCGGGAGAGCGGGTAGCCATCGTTGGCACTTCCGGCTCGGGCAAAAGTACCTTGCTCAACCTTCTGGGCGGCTTGGACACCCCTTCCAGGGGCAGTGTCTGGCTGGCCGGCGAGGAACTCTCGGCGCTGGGCGAGAAGGCCCGTGGCCAGTTGCGCAACCGCGCCCTGGGATTCGTCTACCAGTTCCACCACCTGCTGGCGGAATTCACCGCGCTGGAAAACGTCTGCATGCCGTTGCTGATCGGTCGTACGCCGATCCCGGAAGCCCGCCAACGGGCCACGGCCCTGCTGGAGCGGGTCGGCCTTGGCCATCGCCTGGAACACAAGCCGGCCGAGTTGTCCGGTGGCGAGCGCCAGCGGGTGGCCATTGCCCGGGCCCTGGTGAACAAGCCGGGGCTGGTGATGCTCGACGAACCGACCGGCAACCTCGACTCGCACACCGCCCAGGGTATCCAGGACTTGATGCTGGAGCTCAGCACCTCGATGCGCACGGCCTTCCTGGTGGTGACTCATGACATGAACCTGGCCCGGCAGATGGATCGCGTATTGCACCTGCAAGAAGGTCACCTGGTCGCGATCTGA
- a CDS encoding lipoprotein-releasing ABC transporter permease subunit, with product MFRPLSIFIGTRYTRAKRRNRFVSFISMTSMIGLALGVLAMIVVLSVMNGFQREMSSRILGMVPHATIVGVKPIDDWQPVAAAALKNPQVTAAVPFTEMEGMLSYKGAMQPIQISGIDPAQEGKVSIVAQHIVQGSLQDLKPGEFGVVIGEITARRFRLNVGDKLTLIVPEVSTAPGGITPRMQRLNVVGVFKVGAELDGSMGLIHVADAAEMQHWQPNQVQSVRLAMKDLYAAPQVAADIAKGLGAGFRADDWTHTQGSLFSAMKMEKTMIGLLLLMIVAVAAFNIIATLIMVVNDKGADIAILRTIGATPRQIMAIFMVQGTVIGIVGTLIGGVLGVLAALNVSELVGWLERISGQQIFSSDVYFVSNLPSELQGGDVVLICSAGFILSFLATVYPAWRASKVEPAQALRYS from the coding sequence ATGTTCCGACCCTTATCGATCTTTATCGGCACGCGCTACACCCGCGCCAAGCGGCGCAATCGTTTTGTCTCGTTCATTTCCATGACCTCGATGATCGGCCTTGCCCTGGGCGTGCTGGCAATGATCGTGGTGCTTTCGGTAATGAACGGCTTCCAGCGGGAAATGAGCTCGCGGATTCTCGGCATGGTGCCGCATGCCACGATCGTCGGGGTCAAGCCCATCGACGATTGGCAGCCGGTGGCCGCTGCGGCGCTGAAGAACCCGCAAGTCACCGCGGCGGTGCCGTTCACCGAGATGGAGGGCATGCTGTCCTACAAGGGCGCGATGCAGCCGATCCAGATCAGCGGTATCGACCCTGCCCAAGAGGGCAAGGTCTCGATCGTCGCCCAGCACATCGTCCAGGGCAGCCTGCAAGACCTCAAGCCAGGTGAGTTCGGTGTGGTGATCGGCGAGATCACGGCCCGGCGCTTTCGCCTGAATGTCGGTGACAAGCTGACGCTGATCGTACCGGAAGTCAGCACGGCACCTGGCGGCATTACACCGCGCATGCAGCGCCTGAATGTGGTGGGGGTGTTCAAGGTGGGGGCTGAGCTGGATGGCTCCATGGGCCTGATCCACGTGGCCGATGCTGCCGAGATGCAACATTGGCAGCCCAACCAGGTGCAGAGCGTGCGCCTGGCGATGAAGGATCTGTACGCCGCGCCACAGGTGGCGGCGGACATTGCCAAGGGCTTGGGAGCAGGCTTCAGGGCCGATGACTGGACTCACACCCAGGGCAGCCTGTTCAGCGCGATGAAGATGGAAAAGACCATGATCGGTCTGCTCCTGCTGATGATCGTTGCGGTTGCGGCGTTCAACATCATTGCCACCCTGATCATGGTGGTGAACGACAAGGGCGCGGATATCGCGATCCTGCGCACCATTGGCGCCACGCCACGGCAGATCATGGCGATCTTCATGGTCCAGGGCACGGTGATCGGGATCGTCGGTACCCTGATCGGCGGTGTGCTGGGCGTGCTGGCAGCGCTGAACGTGAGTGAACTGGTGGGCTGGCTGGAACGCATCAGTGGCCAGCAGATCTTCAGCTCGGACGTGTACTTCGTCAGCAACCTGCCATCGGAGTTACAGGGTGGCGACGTGGTGCTGATCTGCAGCGCGGGTTTCATCCTCAGCTTCCTCGCCACCGTGTATCCGGCCTGGCGCGCCTCCAAGGTCGAGCCGGCACAGGCGCTGCGCTACTCCTGA
- a CDS encoding heavy metal sensor histidine kinase, which translates to MRRLSLSGRLALLFAACTAVVSLLAGVLFSRASEAHFIELDQQLLEGKLIALRSALQDVRSATDFPRHQPRLQDELSHQPDLALRIGSASGEIWFDTLPPLPAPLPTNAGVHSLDLSGNAYRVYNTALVPGQAGSPQLTLVLDITHHQHFLQRMQHLIWLTVGLSALATALLGAWAARSGLRPLRRMSTVAAGVSASSLTQRLPAEQMPAELAELASSFNAMLERLDESFQRLSAFSADIAHELRTPLSNLLTHTQVTLTRPRPIEDYREALHSNLEELQWMAQLVNDMLYLAKADHGLLAPRREMLDLAQETDMLLEFYGPLAEDVQVSLSREGNAHLAGDRSMLRRALSNLLDNALRFTPATGSIKVQISDQLQDLQLSIENSGEGIAKEVLPRLFDRFYRADPARREGSSEHAGLGLAITQSIVRAHGGQIRCESGPGWTRFVIELPKKG; encoded by the coding sequence ATGCGCCGCCTGTCCTTGAGCGGGCGCCTGGCGCTGTTGTTCGCCGCCTGTACCGCCGTGGTGTCGCTGCTCGCAGGGGTGCTGTTCAGCCGTGCCAGCGAGGCGCATTTCATCGAGCTGGACCAGCAACTGCTGGAAGGCAAGCTGATCGCCCTGCGCAGCGCCTTGCAGGACGTCCGCTCGGCCACCGACTTTCCCCGGCACCAGCCCAGGCTGCAGGATGAACTGAGCCACCAGCCGGACCTCGCCCTGCGGATCGGCAGCGCCAGTGGCGAGATCTGGTTCGACACCCTGCCGCCCCTGCCCGCTCCACTACCCACCAACGCCGGCGTGCACAGCCTGGACCTGTCCGGGAATGCCTACAGGGTCTACAACACGGCACTGGTTCCCGGCCAGGCAGGCTCACCACAGCTGACCCTGGTACTGGATATCACCCACCACCAGCATTTCCTGCAACGCATGCAGCACCTGATCTGGCTCACTGTAGGACTGTCGGCCCTGGCCACGGCCCTGCTCGGTGCCTGGGCGGCTCGCAGCGGCCTGCGCCCATTGCGGCGCATGAGCACTGTAGCGGCCGGCGTCTCCGCCAGTTCGCTGACCCAGCGCCTGCCGGCAGAGCAGATGCCGGCCGAACTGGCGGAACTGGCCAGCAGCTTCAACGCCATGCTCGAACGCCTCGACGAGTCCTTCCAGCGTCTGTCGGCGTTTTCCGCCGACATTGCCCATGAACTGCGCACGCCCCTGTCAAATCTCCTGACCCATACCCAGGTCACCCTGACGCGCCCCAGGCCTATCGAAGACTATCGCGAGGCCTTGCACAGCAACCTCGAGGAGCTGCAATGGATGGCGCAACTGGTCAATGACATGTTGTATCTGGCCAAGGCCGACCACGGCCTGCTGGCCCCGCGACGGGAAATGCTCGACCTCGCCCAGGAGACCGACATGTTGCTGGAGTTCTACGGCCCCCTGGCCGAAGACGTGCAGGTCAGCCTGAGCCGCGAGGGCAACGCTCACCTGGCCGGTGACCGCAGCATGCTCCGTCGAGCCCTGTCCAACCTGCTGGACAATGCCCTGCGCTTCACACCCGCCACCGGTTCGATCAAGGTGCAGATCAGTGACCAGCTCCAGGATTTGCAGCTGAGCATCGAGAACAGCGGCGAAGGCATCGCCAAGGAGGTGCTGCCACGCCTGTTCGATCGCTTCTACCGGGCTGACCCGGCGCGCCGTGAAGGCAGCAGTGAACACGCAGGACTGGGGCTGGCCATCACGCAGTCGATCGTTCGCGCCCATGGCGGGCAGATCCGCTGCGAGTCGGGCCCAGGCTGGACCCGTTTCGTGATCGAGTTGCCGAAGAAGGGCTGA
- a CDS encoding glycerophosphodiester phosphodiesterase: MTLIYGHRGAKGEAPENTLTSFQECLKHGVRRCELDLHLSMDGELMVIHDPTLKRTTDRRGKVVEHAAAELVTYDARKGGPGWVTTCPIPRLEELFEKCDFEHWQLEVKSASRTRAATTVLAIREMAQRFGLLDKVTVTSSSREVLKAAVELTPDLSRGLVAEYAWLDPLKVAQSYGCEILALNWTLCTPERLQRAQRQGLHVSVWTVNEPALMRRLADFGVDSLITDFPGLASATLENY; encoded by the coding sequence GTGACCCTGATCTATGGCCATCGCGGCGCCAAGGGCGAAGCGCCGGAAAATACCCTGACCAGCTTTCAGGAGTGCCTCAAGCACGGCGTGCGCCGCTGCGAGCTCGACCTGCACCTGTCCATGGACGGGGAGCTGATGGTGATCCACGATCCGACCCTCAAGCGCACCACCGATCGGCGGGGCAAGGTGGTGGAGCACGCCGCTGCCGAGCTGGTGACCTATGACGCGCGCAAGGGCGGTCCGGGCTGGGTCACCACCTGCCCCATTCCGCGCCTGGAGGAATTGTTCGAGAAGTGCGACTTCGAGCACTGGCAGCTGGAGGTCAAGAGCGCCTCGCGCACTCGCGCCGCCACCACCGTACTGGCGATTCGGGAAATGGCCCAGCGCTTCGGCCTGCTGGACAAGGTCACCGTGACCTCAAGCTCTAGGGAAGTGCTGAAGGCCGCCGTGGAACTGACCCCGGACCTGTCCCGCGGACTGGTAGCCGAATACGCCTGGCTCGACCCGTTGAAGGTCGCCCAGAGCTATGGCTGCGAGATTCTGGCGTTGAACTGGACCCTGTGCACCCCGGAGCGTCTGCAACGGGCGCAGCGTCAGGGTTTGCATGTGTCGGTATGGACAGTCAACGAGCCAGCGCTGATGCGCAGGCTCGCCGACTTCGGCGTAGATAGCCTGATTACAGACTTTCCCGGTTTGGCCAGCGCCACTCTCGAGAATTACTGA
- a CDS encoding PilZ domain-containing protein yields MSTLDEEDRREYYRIEDTIALEISPLSAHDAASKEVLQDESALFNLLSELHLSEFESQHLLRQVSERDRTLASYLKAMNKRIDLLGQVVAQTVLGKFGEPQQVILSEGGIEFGHHQCYPTGSQLAVKLLLMPQALGLLLRARVTHCEPQSFGTFEIGTEFEALTEAQRQLLARYILQKQAQQRRLAREQDDPAAG; encoded by the coding sequence ATGTCGACATTAGATGAAGAAGATCGCCGCGAATACTACCGTATCGAGGACACGATCGCACTGGAAATTAGCCCCTTGTCCGCCCACGATGCAGCGAGCAAGGAAGTGTTGCAGGATGAGTCCGCGCTGTTCAATCTGCTCAGCGAACTGCACCTGAGCGAATTCGAATCCCAGCACCTGTTGCGTCAGGTCAGCGAGCGCGACCGCACCCTGGCCAGCTACCTCAAGGCCATGAACAAACGCATCGACCTGCTCGGCCAGGTGGTCGCCCAGACCGTGCTCGGCAAGTTCGGCGAGCCCCAGCAGGTGATCCTCTCCGAAGGCGGCATCGAGTTCGGACACCATCAGTGCTACCCCACCGGCAGCCAGCTGGCGGTGAAGCTGCTGCTGATGCCCCAGGCCCTGGGGCTCCTGTTGCGGGCCAGGGTTACCCACTGCGAACCCCAAAGCTTCGGCACCTTCGAGATCGGCACCGAGTTCGAAGCATTGACCGAGGCCCAGCGCCAGCTGCTGGCGCGCTATATCCTGCAGAAACAGGCCCAGCAACGCCGCCTGGCCCGGGAACAGGACGATCCTGCTGCAGGCTGA